One genomic region from Curtobacterium sp. 9128 encodes:
- a CDS encoding DUF4350 domain-containing protein produces MSATTNAPPVDRAPAAATPDRRGPRFVFWIVVVLVGVLLAALTAMIGTGNGPSNAPLDLSSATASGSKALVRVLEQQGTDVDVVHDADRLGSGTASVGGTVFVDDSAGVLAPAVARRIARTVPDVVLVTSDPAVLEAFGVDAEPAASIDTTDTVSTTSCDIAAARSAGRVTTTGTGYTVPASAGVRCAPTGTGADRTWGLVESRTAAGSVTLVGTTAAFRNDTITTAGNAALALGLLGGDDHLAWYVPTAGTTDAAPTLGELAPPWVPSAIAILALVAVAASVWRGRRLGPLVVEQLPVVVRASETTEGRARLYARTRDRTHTLDTLRLAAIRRIGRTLGFPRSAHVDDVVHRAATATGLPARHVGAVLVGGPTTDDRALVDGADALDQLERAVSRAVSGDAPRASRPAAPAPSATAPATDPRPGGRP; encoded by the coding sequence GTGAGCGCGACGACGAACGCGCCCCCGGTCGACAGGGCGCCCGCAGCAGCCACCCCTGATCGCCGCGGTCCACGGTTCGTGTTCTGGATCGTGGTCGTGCTCGTCGGGGTGCTGCTCGCGGCACTGACCGCGATGATCGGCACCGGCAACGGCCCGTCGAACGCCCCGCTCGACCTGTCCTCGGCGACCGCGAGCGGCTCGAAGGCGCTCGTGCGGGTGCTCGAGCAGCAGGGCACGGACGTGGACGTGGTGCACGACGCCGACCGGCTCGGCAGCGGCACGGCGTCGGTCGGGGGCACGGTGTTCGTCGACGACTCCGCCGGGGTCCTCGCCCCTGCGGTCGCTCGGCGCATCGCCCGCACCGTTCCCGACGTGGTCCTCGTGACGAGCGACCCGGCCGTGCTCGAGGCCTTCGGGGTCGACGCCGAACCCGCCGCGTCGATCGACACGACCGACACGGTGTCGACCACGTCGTGCGACATCGCCGCCGCCCGCTCCGCCGGCCGGGTGACCACGACGGGGACCGGCTACACGGTGCCCGCGTCGGCCGGGGTCCGCTGCGCGCCGACCGGGACGGGAGCCGACCGCACGTGGGGCCTCGTCGAATCCCGGACCGCCGCCGGGAGCGTCACCCTCGTCGGCACGACCGCCGCGTTCCGGAACGACACGATCACCACGGCCGGCAACGCGGCGCTCGCGCTCGGGCTGCTCGGCGGCGACGACCACCTCGCCTGGTACGTGCCGACCGCCGGGACCACCGACGCAGCACCGACCCTCGGCGAACTCGCGCCGCCGTGGGTGCCGAGTGCGATCGCGATCCTGGCGCTCGTCGCGGTGGCGGCCAGTGTCTGGCGGGGTCGCCGGCTCGGCCCGCTCGTCGTGGAGCAGCTCCCCGTCGTCGTCCGCGCCTCCGAGACCACCGAGGGCCGCGCACGCCTGTACGCCAGGACCCGCGACCGCACGCACACCCTGGACACGCTCCGGCTCGCCGCGATCCGCCGCATCGGCCGGACGCTCGGGTTCCCCCGATCGGCGCACGTCGACGACGTCGTCCACCGCGCGGCGACCGCGACGGGCCTGCCCGCGCGGCACGTCGGCGCGGTGCTCGTCGGTGGACCGACGACCGACGACCGCGCGCTGGTCGATGGAGCCGATGCGCTCGACCAGCTCGAGCGCGCCGTGAGCCGAGCCGTCTCCGGGGACGCACCACGGGCCTCCCGTCCGGCTGCCCCGGCCCCGTCAGCAACCGCACCTGCCACCGATCCCCGACCAGGAGGACGACCGTGA
- a CDS encoding MoxR family ATPase: protein MTADPLRDAFGRVRAEVGKAVVGQEGAVSGMIVGLLAQGHVLLEGVPGVAKTLLVRSLAAAMSLDTKRIQFTPDLMPGDVTGSLVYDASTRTFPFREGPVFTNVLLADEVNRTPPKTQSALLEAMEERQVSVDGTAKPLPDPFFVAATMNPIEFEGTYTLPEAQLDRFLMKLTLDVPPRDVEWQVLRRHADGFVPRDVRSAGIVPVVGAAEVTAAQRAVRGVGARDDVLAYIVDLARATRQAPSVRVGVSPRGATALLAAAKAWAWITGYDAITPDHVQAMLLPVWRHRLRVAADAELEGVGADGVLQQVLEQVRVPI, encoded by the coding sequence GTGACGGCGGACCCGCTCCGCGACGCCTTCGGCCGGGTCCGCGCCGAGGTCGGCAAGGCCGTCGTCGGACAGGAGGGCGCGGTCTCCGGCATGATCGTCGGCCTGCTCGCCCAGGGGCACGTCCTGCTCGAGGGCGTCCCCGGCGTCGCGAAGACCCTGCTCGTGCGGAGCCTCGCCGCGGCGATGTCGCTCGACACGAAGCGGATCCAGTTCACCCCGGACCTGATGCCCGGTGACGTCACCGGCTCGCTCGTCTACGACGCCTCGACGAGGACCTTCCCGTTCCGCGAGGGTCCGGTGTTCACGAACGTGCTGCTCGCCGACGAGGTCAACCGCACCCCGCCGAAGACGCAGTCGGCGCTCCTCGAGGCCATGGAGGAACGCCAGGTGAGCGTCGACGGCACGGCGAAGCCCCTCCCCGACCCGTTCTTCGTCGCCGCGACGATGAACCCGATCGAGTTCGAGGGCACCTACACGCTGCCGGAGGCGCAGCTCGACCGCTTCCTGATGAAGCTCACGCTCGACGTGCCGCCCCGTGACGTCGAGTGGCAGGTGCTCCGCCGGCACGCCGACGGGTTCGTGCCACGCGACGTCCGGTCCGCCGGCATCGTCCCCGTGGTGGGCGCTGCCGAGGTCACCGCCGCACAGCGTGCCGTCCGCGGCGTCGGCGCTCGGGACGACGTCCTGGCGTACATCGTCGACCTCGCCCGTGCGACCCGGCAGGCGCCGTCCGTCCGGGTCGGCGTGAGCCCACGTGGAGCCACGGCACTGCTCGCCGCCGCGAAGGCCTGGGCATGGATCACCGGCTACGACGCGATCACCCCCGACCACGTGCAGGCGATGCTGCTGCCGGTGTGGCGGCACCGGCTCCGGGTGGCCGCCGACGCCGAGCTCGAGGGCGTGGGCGCCGACGGGGTCCTGCAGCAGGTGCTCGAACAGGTGCGGGTGCCGATCTAG
- a CDS encoding DUF58 domain-containing protein, which yields MAISGRFVALLAVAIVPTVLLGSGWGGLAWVLVVVLAAALDLLLAADLRTVRVDRRMPRLARRDTTADGTLVLTNDGTRTLRALVRDMWEPSAGQAPRRITMTVPGGERRTARMRFAPFRRGRRRSSGVAVRAFGPLGLAARQRVLAAPAELVVTPPFRSRRHLPSRLARLRELDGETTLQLRGHGTEFDSLRDYVRGDDVRSIDWRATARRQDLVVRTWRPERDRRVIVVVDAGRAGAGRVGDEPRLDTFIEAALLVGALAAAAGDRVDLAVVDDGVRGRVHGATRADVVQRFGETLALAEPGLAATDWAAVPALVASVTTQRSLVVLATSLDSVGASGDLLTVLPALARRHAVVVTAVDDPAVALMARGPGGDERDGRAPGLPSAGRDVYRRAAAERSLLDADGVAEVARRAGVEVVRGTPEQVPPLVADAYLRAKAAGRL from the coding sequence GTGGCGATCTCCGGCCGGTTCGTCGCGCTCCTCGCCGTCGCGATCGTCCCCACCGTGCTGCTCGGCAGCGGATGGGGCGGTCTGGCGTGGGTGCTCGTCGTCGTGCTCGCGGCCGCGCTCGACCTGCTGCTCGCCGCCGACTTGCGCACCGTGCGCGTCGATCGGCGGATGCCGCGGCTCGCCAGACGGGACACCACCGCGGACGGCACCCTCGTGCTCACGAACGACGGGACGAGGACGCTCCGAGCACTCGTGCGCGACATGTGGGAGCCGTCTGCCGGGCAGGCACCCCGGCGCATCACCATGACCGTGCCCGGTGGTGAGCGTCGGACCGCGCGGATGCGCTTCGCGCCGTTCCGTCGTGGCCGTCGGAGGAGTTCCGGCGTGGCGGTGCGGGCGTTCGGACCCCTCGGGCTCGCCGCCCGGCAGCGTGTCCTCGCGGCACCGGCCGAGCTCGTCGTCACGCCGCCGTTCCGCTCCCGCCGACACCTGCCGTCGCGCCTCGCCCGGCTCCGGGAGCTCGACGGCGAGACCACCCTGCAGCTCCGCGGGCACGGCACCGAGTTCGACTCGCTCCGTGACTACGTCCGCGGCGACGACGTCCGATCGATCGACTGGCGGGCGACGGCCAGGCGGCAGGACCTCGTCGTGCGGACCTGGCGCCCCGAGCGGGACCGGCGGGTGATCGTCGTCGTCGACGCCGGTCGGGCAGGGGCTGGTCGGGTCGGCGACGAACCGCGTCTGGACACCTTCATCGAGGCCGCGCTCCTCGTCGGCGCCCTCGCTGCTGCGGCCGGCGACCGGGTGGACCTCGCCGTGGTCGACGACGGTGTCCGCGGGCGCGTGCACGGCGCGACGCGAGCCGACGTGGTGCAGCGGTTCGGGGAGACGCTCGCGCTCGCGGAGCCGGGCCTCGCCGCGACCGACTGGGCAGCGGTGCCGGCGCTGGTGGCCTCCGTCACGACGCAGCGGTCGCTGGTGGTCCTCGCGACCAGCCTCGACTCCGTCGGCGCATCAGGGGACCTGCTCACGGTGCTGCCGGCGCTGGCGCGGCGGCACGCGGTGGTCGTGACGGCCGTCGACGACCCGGCGGTGGCCCTGATGGCTCGCGGTCCAGGGGGCGACGAGCGGGACGGACGTGCACCGGGCCTCCCGTCCGCCGGTCGGGACGTCTACCGCCGCGCTGCGGCGGAACGCTCGCTGCTCGATGCCGACGGCGTGGCGGAGGTCGCGCGCCGGGCGGGCGTCGAGGTCGTCCGTGGCACGCCGGAACAGGTGCCGCCGCTGGTCGCGGACGCCTACCTGCGTGCCAAGGCGGCCGGGAGGCTCTGA
- a CDS encoding stage II sporulation protein M, which produces MDLDAYADVHRQQWQELDRLARRRPSSGEDVDRLVTGYQSAATDLARIRGVAPRSATGDRLSLTLFRARLRFTGAPTDPLTMLTSFFVLQLPAALYRIRWVTIWVAVATAVIALVSGVWITTTPGAVATFGTQESLRQYATQDFVDYYSDHGLGAFTAQVWTNNAYIAASMVAFGITGLFVPYSIGQNALNLGVSGAIMHSQGRLGDFFLYIAPHGQLELYSIFLAGGAGLMIFWSWVAPGQRTRAQALAEDGRALIAVAIGLVLTLLLSGIVEGTVTRQDWPWPVKIGIGTVALAVVLSYQWVIGRRAALAGERGDVEEFDRGASAIVAG; this is translated from the coding sequence ATGGACCTGGACGCGTACGCCGACGTCCACCGCCAGCAGTGGCAGGAGCTCGACCGGCTGGCGCGCCGTCGGCCGTCGAGCGGCGAGGACGTCGACCGCCTGGTGACCGGCTACCAGTCCGCTGCGACCGACCTCGCCCGGATCCGTGGTGTCGCTCCGCGCTCCGCCACCGGCGACCGGCTCTCCCTGACGCTCTTCCGCGCACGGCTCCGCTTCACCGGCGCGCCGACCGACCCGCTGACGATGCTCACCTCGTTCTTCGTCCTGCAGCTCCCGGCGGCGCTGTACCGGATCCGCTGGGTGACGATCTGGGTGGCCGTCGCGACGGCGGTGATCGCGCTCGTCTCCGGCGTGTGGATCACGACGACGCCCGGCGCGGTCGCCACGTTCGGGACCCAGGAGTCCCTGCGGCAGTACGCCACGCAGGACTTCGTGGACTACTACTCCGACCACGGCCTCGGTGCGTTCACGGCGCAGGTGTGGACGAACAACGCGTACATCGCCGCGAGCATGGTGGCGTTCGGCATCACCGGGCTCTTCGTGCCGTACTCGATCGGCCAGAACGCGTTGAACCTCGGTGTCTCGGGCGCGATCATGCACTCGCAGGGGCGTCTCGGCGACTTCTTCCTCTACATCGCCCCGCACGGGCAGCTCGAGCTCTACTCGATCTTCCTGGCGGGCGGCGCCGGCCTGATGATCTTCTGGTCATGGGTCGCACCGGGACAGCGCACCCGTGCGCAGGCCCTGGCCGAGGACGGACGCGCCCTCATCGCCGTCGCGATCGGACTCGTGCTGACCCTGCTGCTGTCCGGGATCGTCGAGGGGACGGTGACGCGCCAGGACTGGCCGTGGCCCGTGAAGATCGGGATCGGGACCGTGGCGCTGGCGGTCGTCCTGTCCTACCAGTGGGTGATCGGTCGTCGCGCGGCTCTGGCGGGGGAGCGGGGCGACGTCGAGGAGTTCGACCGAGGCGCCTCCGCCATCGTCGCCGGCTGA
- a CDS encoding RDD family protein, producing MPTRATPRDLADRRFVRTLDETTDELVVGEAVALDVVPAGIIARLAAALLDGLCLVALYVMLLIGIARVWPSGVDEAWLAAAQIAVLVVVLVLVPAAIETVTRGKSVGRYALGTRVVRLDGGAVTFRHAFARALVGLLELWSTLGSLALLVALFGSRPRRLGDLLAGTVVQHERLARSTDPVVLLPPSLQAWAAVADVRALPQRLENRLGAFFRGAASVQPSLRLATATALAAEVAEYAHPVPPVPAEEFLAGVVALRRARDRRAFGSRAATLDAAAATAGARPPGFPR from the coding sequence ATGCCGACGCGCGCCACGCCCAGGGACCTCGCCGACCGCCGCTTCGTGCGGACGCTCGACGAGACCACCGACGAACTGGTCGTGGGCGAGGCCGTCGCGCTCGACGTCGTGCCGGCCGGCATCATCGCGCGGCTCGCGGCAGCGCTCCTCGACGGGCTCTGCCTCGTCGCGCTGTACGTGATGCTGCTGATCGGGATCGCCAGGGTGTGGCCGTCGGGTGTCGACGAGGCATGGCTGGCCGCCGCGCAGATCGCCGTCCTGGTCGTCGTGCTCGTGCTCGTGCCCGCCGCGATCGAGACGGTCACGCGGGGGAAGAGCGTCGGCCGCTACGCCCTCGGAACCCGCGTGGTGCGGCTCGACGGCGGCGCCGTGACGTTCCGGCACGCGTTCGCCAGGGCGCTCGTCGGGCTGCTCGAACTCTGGTCGACGCTCGGGTCCCTGGCGCTGCTCGTCGCGCTCTTCGGCTCGCGGCCCCGGCGTCTCGGTGACCTGCTCGCCGGCACGGTCGTGCAGCACGAGCGCCTCGCGCGGTCCACCGACCCGGTCGTGCTGCTGCCCCCGTCGCTGCAGGCATGGGCCGCGGTCGCCGACGTCCGGGCGCTCCCCCAGCGGCTCGAGAACCGGCTCGGCGCGTTCTTCCGGGGCGCGGCCTCGGTGCAGCCCTCCCTGCGGCTCGCGACGGCGACGGCGTTGGCGGCCGAGGTCGCCGAGTACGCGCACCCCGTGCCGCCCGTGCCGGCGGAGGAGTTCCTCGCCGGGGTCGTCGCGCTCCGTCGTGCGCGGGACCGGCGGGCGTTCGGGTCCCGCGCGGCGACGCTCGACGCGGCAGCCGCGACCGCTGGTGCGCGCCCGCCGGGTTTCCCGCGCTGA
- the ahcY gene encoding adenosylhomocysteinase encodes MPTETQAAAPFRVADLGLAEAGRHQIRLAENEMPGLMALREEFGASQPLAGARIAGSLHMTVQTAVLIETLTALGAQVRWASCNIFSTQDEAAAAIAVGPTGTPDAPAGVPVFAWKGETLEEYWWCTNRIFDWSAEAAAAGADWAGPNLILDDGGDATMLVHTGADAEAAGAVPAAGDDASAEYRIVLDTVAASLAESSDRWTRIAADIQGVTEETTTGVHRLYELARTGELKFPAINVNDSVTKSKFDNKYGIRHSLPDGLNRATDVLIGGKVVFVVGYGDVGKGAAEALRGQGARVIVSEVDPICALQASMDGYQVARLSDVIDQVDIVVTCTGNLGVVGVDDMLGLKHLAIVANVGHFDNEIDMAGLEALPGAEKIEIKPQVHEWRLPTGRSILVLSEGRLMNLGNATGHPSFVMSNSFTNQVLAQIELHTRRSEYPTGVYVLPKHLDEKVARLHLEALGVQLTTLRPEQASYIGVPVEGPYKPDHYRY; translated from the coding sequence ATGCCCACCGAAACCCAGGCCGCAGCTCCGTTCCGCGTCGCCGACCTCGGCCTCGCCGAGGCCGGTCGTCACCAGATCCGCCTCGCCGAGAACGAGATGCCGGGGCTCATGGCGCTCCGCGAGGAGTTCGGCGCATCGCAGCCGCTCGCCGGCGCGCGTATCGCCGGGTCGCTGCACATGACCGTGCAGACCGCCGTGCTCATCGAGACCCTGACCGCGCTCGGCGCCCAGGTCCGGTGGGCGAGCTGCAACATCTTCTCCACCCAGGACGAAGCCGCCGCCGCGATCGCCGTCGGCCCGACCGGCACACCGGACGCACCAGCCGGCGTCCCGGTGTTCGCGTGGAAGGGCGAGACACTCGAGGAGTACTGGTGGTGCACCAACCGGATCTTCGACTGGAGCGCCGAGGCCGCTGCCGCCGGAGCCGACTGGGCTGGCCCGAACCTGATCCTCGACGACGGTGGTGACGCGACGATGCTCGTGCACACCGGTGCCGACGCCGAGGCCGCCGGTGCCGTACCCGCAGCGGGCGACGACGCCAGCGCCGAGTACCGCATCGTGCTCGACACGGTCGCCGCCTCGCTCGCCGAGTCCTCGGACCGCTGGACCCGCATCGCCGCGGACATCCAGGGCGTGACCGAGGAGACCACCACCGGCGTCCACCGGCTGTACGAGCTGGCACGCACCGGTGAGCTGAAGTTCCCGGCGATCAACGTCAACGACTCGGTCACCAAGTCGAAGTTCGACAACAAGTACGGCATCCGGCACTCGCTGCCCGACGGTCTGAACCGCGCGACCGACGTGCTGATCGGCGGCAAGGTCGTGTTCGTCGTGGGCTACGGCGACGTCGGCAAGGGGGCGGCGGAAGCGCTCCGCGGCCAGGGCGCGCGCGTCATCGTGTCGGAGGTCGACCCGATCTGTGCGCTGCAGGCATCGATGGACGGCTACCAGGTCGCTCGCCTGTCGGACGTCATCGACCAGGTGGACATCGTCGTGACGTGCACGGGCAACCTCGGCGTCGTGGGCGTCGACGACATGCTCGGCCTCAAGCACCTGGCGATCGTCGCGAACGTCGGACACTTCGACAACGAGATCGACATGGCCGGCCTCGAGGCACTGCCCGGCGCCGAGAAGATCGAGATCAAGCCGCAGGTGCACGAGTGGCGGCTGCCGACCGGACGCTCGATCCTGGTGCTCAGCGAGGGCCGTCTGATGAACCTCGGCAACGCCACCGGGCATCCGTCGTTCGTGATGAGCAACTCGTTCACGAACCAGGTCCTCGCACAGATCGAGCTCCACACCCGGCGCTCGGAGTACCCGACCGGCGTGTACGTCCTGCCGAAGCACCTCGACGAGAAGGTCGCGCGCCTGCACCTCGAAGCGCTCGGCGTGCAGCTGACGACGCTCCGCCCGGAGCAGGCGTCGTACATCGGCGTCCCGGTCGAGGGCCCCTACAAGCCGGACCACTACCGCTACTGA
- a CDS encoding DUF3499 family protein, whose product MDVRICSKVACGASASSTLTYDYGDSMVVVGPLSTRVEPHGYDLCARHAARLRVPQGWHVIRREPLREERAAD is encoded by the coding sequence ATGGACGTACGGATCTGCAGCAAGGTCGCCTGTGGCGCGAGCGCATCGTCGACCCTGACGTACGACTACGGCGACTCGATGGTCGTCGTCGGCCCGCTGTCCACCCGCGTCGAGCCGCACGGCTACGACCTCTGCGCGCGGCACGCCGCGCGCCTGCGGGTGCCGCAGGGCTGGCACGTCATCCGGCGCGAGCCGCTCCGCGAGGAGCGCGCCGCGGACTGA
- a CDS encoding metallopeptidase family protein, protein MRRKPRLVTPVDRGRGRSRHGRGYRSSVTGPDLAPIITRAEAFDRIVGDTAHYLLGLWPDELHGVVFQVADMPTDPTLPDSMPRWRVDHAERRVTVFRIPVERVTRSPEKDDVDRRIIVETAVFRAVAELIDKDPWDLAPDRYRHW, encoded by the coding sequence ATGCGCCGCAAGCCCCGTCTCGTCACCCCGGTCGACCGTGGCCGAGGGCGCTCACGCCACGGTCGGGGGTACCGGTCGAGCGTCACCGGTCCTGACCTCGCTCCGATCATCACGCGGGCGGAGGCGTTCGACCGCATCGTCGGCGACACCGCGCACTACCTGCTCGGGCTGTGGCCGGACGAGCTGCACGGCGTCGTCTTCCAGGTGGCGGACATGCCGACCGACCCGACGCTCCCCGACAGCATGCCGCGGTGGCGGGTGGACCACGCCGAGCGCCGGGTGACCGTCTTCCGGATCCCCGTCGAACGGGTGACCCGCTCCCCCGAGAAGGACGACGTCGACCGACGGATCATCGTGGAGACCGCGGTCTTCCGTGCCGTCGCCGAACTCATCGACAAGGACCCGTGGGACCTGGCTCCCGACCGCTACCGCCACTGGTGA
- a CDS encoding DUF5719 family protein: MSTTPARRWIVRGTATAIAVVVAVGTIGAAHAFGTTEAPGRPAGRTVTPVPADAERVCAGSALRLSDDAGNDATKATTVGTATVATATTGESVERSDLASSTNGSSDPTLLTAPAGDTTPQVAGSSYQNVSNGDLVGVAAASCDDPSQSTWLVGGSTETGRTSLITLSNPTDVNATVDLSIYDGTGTVSAPGTTGIVVAPNSQKVVPLSGFVSDQGSTVVHVTSSGGQIVAHMQETVVRTLTPGGFDIVSGGAAPSRSQVIPGVVLRGAQEAQRGDDTADAAPIVRLFVPGDKAARVTLGITTADGGGTTVNTTAEPGVVTDVSLDDFPDGRYSFSVSSTEPVVAGARTTTPTDHDWTDLGWFASAEPLGAKAITSVAPGDGARLNVVNPTTEDATVVIRSGDDRKSVRVPSGSTETVGVDTAKQLTITGAKGLVAGITYQGDDGVAGFPIRPETEVSTPVRVYP; encoded by the coding sequence ATGAGCACCACCCCCGCGCGCCGCTGGATCGTCCGCGGCACGGCGACCGCCATCGCGGTGGTCGTCGCCGTCGGCACGATCGGAGCCGCCCACGCGTTCGGGACCACCGAGGCCCCCGGCAGACCGGCCGGACGCACGGTGACCCCGGTGCCGGCCGACGCCGAGCGCGTGTGCGCCGGCAGCGCCCTCCGGCTCTCCGACGACGCCGGCAACGACGCGACGAAGGCGACCACGGTCGGGACGGCCACGGTGGCGACGGCGACCACGGGGGAGTCCGTCGAGCGATCCGACCTGGCGTCGAGCACGAACGGCAGCAGCGACCCGACCCTGCTCACCGCGCCGGCGGGCGACACCACCCCGCAGGTCGCCGGATCGAGCTACCAGAACGTGTCGAACGGCGACCTCGTCGGCGTGGCAGCCGCGTCGTGCGACGACCCGTCGCAGTCGACGTGGCTCGTCGGCGGCTCGACCGAGACCGGCCGCACCAGCCTCATCACCCTGTCGAACCCGACCGACGTGAACGCCACCGTCGACCTGTCGATCTACGACGGCACGGGCACCGTCAGTGCTCCCGGCACCACCGGCATCGTCGTCGCGCCGAACTCGCAGAAGGTCGTGCCGCTGTCCGGGTTCGTCTCGGACCAGGGCTCGACGGTGGTGCACGTCACCTCCTCCGGCGGGCAGATCGTCGCGCACATGCAGGAGACCGTCGTCCGCACGCTGACCCCCGGTGGGTTCGACATCGTCTCCGGCGGTGCGGCCCCGTCGCGCAGCCAGGTCATCCCCGGCGTCGTCCTCCGCGGAGCCCAGGAAGCCCAGCGCGGCGACGACACCGCTGATGCGGCCCCGATCGTCCGGCTGTTCGTCCCCGGTGACAAGGCCGCTCGCGTCACGCTCGGGATCACCACCGCGGACGGCGGCGGCACGACGGTGAACACCACCGCGGAGCCTGGCGTGGTCACCGACGTCTCGCTCGACGACTTCCCGGACGGCCGGTACTCGTTCTCGGTGAGCTCGACGGAGCCCGTCGTGGCGGGTGCCAGGACGACGACGCCGACCGACCACGACTGGACGGACCTCGGGTGGTTCGCCTCGGCCGAGCCGCTCGGCGCGAAGGCGATCACGTCGGTCGCGCCTGGCGACGGTGCCCGGCTGAACGTCGTCAACCCGACCACGGAGGACGCGACGGTCGTCATCCGGTCCGGCGACGACCGGAAGTCCGTCCGCGTGCCGTCCGGTTCCACCGAGACGGTCGGCGTGGACACCGCCAAGCAACTGACGATCACCGGTGCGAAGGGCCTCGTCGCCGGGATCACGTACCAGGGTGACGACGGCGTGGCCGGCTTCCCGATCCGCCCCGAGACCGAGGTCTCCACCCCGGTGCGCGTCTACCCCTGA